In Microbacterium sp. AB, a single genomic region encodes these proteins:
- a CDS encoding ABC transporter permease, whose product MSTVGTARRPLAGRRRLGPSGTLALVGLVAILTAVVAPGLLAPGDPLAIDPSRAFLPPGPSHPLGTDESGRDVLTRIVHGTAASAGIGLAATALGIGTGLVIGFAAGLGPRWLDAVLGRVIEVLFALPTLVMALLLVAIIGPGTQSSVLAIGLATAPGYARILRARVRGVARSDYVAHARLEGSGGMTVFLRHIAPNTLWPLVATATLGIGQAIVWVSALSFLGLGTPPPSPEWGAMLDAGRVYISYAWWLTVFPGLAIVVTATVLTVLGRRLGGGAR is encoded by the coding sequence GTGAGCACGGTGGGCACGGCCCGTCGGCCCCTCGCCGGACGGCGACGGCTCGGGCCGTCGGGGACGCTCGCGCTCGTCGGCCTCGTGGCGATCCTCACCGCCGTCGTCGCGCCGGGGCTGCTCGCTCCCGGCGACCCGCTCGCGATCGACCCCTCCCGGGCCTTCCTCCCGCCGGGGCCGTCCCATCCGCTCGGCACGGACGAGTCCGGCCGCGACGTGCTCACGCGCATCGTGCACGGCACGGCGGCGTCCGCCGGCATCGGCCTCGCCGCCACGGCCCTCGGCATCGGGACGGGCCTCGTCATCGGATTCGCCGCGGGGCTGGGGCCGCGATGGCTCGACGCGGTCCTCGGACGCGTCATCGAGGTGCTGTTCGCTCTTCCCACGCTCGTCATGGCGCTGCTCCTCGTCGCGATCATCGGCCCGGGCACGCAGAGCTCGGTGCTCGCCATCGGGCTCGCCACGGCGCCGGGCTATGCGCGAATCCTCCGCGCCCGCGTCCGCGGCGTCGCCCGCAGCGACTACGTCGCGCACGCGCGGCTGGAAGGGTCGGGCGGCATGACGGTGTTCCTCCGCCACATCGCGCCGAACACCCTGTGGCCGCTCGTCGCCACCGCGACCCTCGGCATCGGCCAGGCGATCGTGTGGGTGTCCGCGCTGAGCTTCCTCGGGCTCGGCACCCCGCCGCCGTCCCCCGAATGGGGTGCGATGCTCGACGCCGGGCGCGTGTACATCTCGTACGCGTGGTGGCTCACGGTCTTCCCGGGGCTCGCGATCGTCGTCACGGCGACCGTCCTCACCGTGCTCGGACGCCGTCTCGGCGGAGGTGCGAGATGA
- a CDS encoding class I SAM-dependent methyltransferase, with protein MHRDAVAAFDAIAGRLRRRPDVEAHDLVAADASDRLVLAESAPHAGELVVIGDRYGGLTLPLVAADPTRRIRLHQDAITGERALERNADAVGVDVARVARHGLDADLVRDARLVLLQLPRALDALDEIAGLVAAHAAADVRLVAGGRVKHMTLGMNDVLARHFADVRASRAASKSRVLHATRPRRAGRRGWPRSERHEDLGITVCAHGAAFAGSSVDLGTRFLLGFLPDMPVVERAVDLGCGTGAIAASYALAHPGASVIASDQSAAAVASATATAEANGLSGRVVVARDDGLGARPDASADLVLLNPPFHSGAAVVDRIAPRLFGEAARVLRPGGELWCVWNSHLAYRPALERLVGPTRQVGRNSRFTVTASTRR; from the coding sequence ATGCACCGCGATGCGGTCGCGGCGTTCGACGCGATCGCCGGACGCCTCCGTCGGCGCCCGGACGTCGAGGCCCACGATCTCGTCGCCGCGGACGCGAGCGACCGGCTCGTCCTCGCCGAGTCGGCGCCGCACGCGGGGGAGCTCGTCGTGATCGGCGACCGTTACGGCGGGCTGACGCTTCCCCTGGTCGCGGCCGATCCCACGAGACGCATCCGGCTCCATCAGGATGCGATCACGGGCGAGCGCGCCCTCGAGCGCAACGCGGATGCGGTCGGAGTCGACGTCGCCCGCGTGGCGCGTCACGGGCTCGACGCCGACCTCGTCCGGGACGCACGGCTCGTGCTGCTGCAGCTGCCGCGCGCGCTCGACGCCCTCGACGAGATCGCGGGCCTCGTGGCCGCGCACGCGGCCGCCGACGTGCGCCTCGTGGCGGGCGGACGCGTCAAGCACATGACGCTCGGGATGAACGACGTGCTCGCGCGGCACTTCGCCGACGTGCGCGCCAGCAGAGCGGCGAGCAAGTCGCGTGTGCTGCACGCGACGCGGCCCCGGCGCGCGGGGCGACGAGGATGGCCGCGCAGCGAGCGACACGAGGACCTCGGGATCACGGTGTGCGCCCACGGCGCGGCGTTCGCCGGCTCCTCCGTCGACCTCGGCACGCGGTTCCTCCTCGGGTTCCTGCCCGACATGCCGGTGGTCGAGCGCGCCGTCGACCTCGGCTGCGGCACGGGCGCCATCGCCGCGTCGTACGCCCTGGCGCATCCCGGCGCCTCCGTCATCGCGTCCGACCAGTCGGCCGCCGCCGTGGCCTCCGCGACGGCGACGGCGGAGGCGAACGGCCTCTCGGGGCGCGTGGTCGTCGCGCGGGACGACGGGCTCGGCGCCCGTCCGGATGCGTCGGCCGATCTGGTCCTCCTCAACCCGCCGTTCCACTCCGGAGCCGCCGTCGTCGACCGCATCGCCCCGCGGCTCTTCGGCGAGGCCGCGCGCGTGCTGCGCCCCGGGGGCGAGCTGTGGTGCGTGTGGAACTCGCACCTCGCCTATCGTCCGGCGCTCGAGCGCCTCGTCGGGCCGACGCGCCAGGTCGGCCGCAACAGCAGGTTCACCGTGACGGCGTCGACGCGGCGCTGA
- the ftsY gene encoding signal recognition particle-docking protein FtsY: MAEKWSLGRALRGMFVKPTIDESTWDDLETALLTADFGPDITERIVDELREKVERFRTTDPRDLQRMLQETLEEHFAKFDTTLKLTERPAVVLVVGVNGVGKTTTIGKFANFLRRHGRSVVVGAADTFRAAAVEQLATWAERGGAAIVRPEREGQDPASVAFQTIDHAKRNGTEIVLVDTAGRLHTKGGLMDELTKIRRVVEKQAPISEVLLVLDATTGQNGVMQAEAFLEHAGVTGLVITKLDGSAKGGFVLAVQERTGIPVKLLGQGEGVGDLTGFTPHVFAASLVE, encoded by the coding sequence ATGGCGGAGAAATGGTCACTCGGGCGCGCGCTGCGCGGGATGTTCGTCAAGCCGACGATCGACGAGAGCACCTGGGACGACCTCGAGACGGCCCTGCTGACGGCGGACTTCGGCCCCGACATCACCGAGCGCATCGTCGACGAGCTGCGCGAGAAGGTCGAGCGCTTCCGCACGACGGACCCGAGGGACCTCCAGCGGATGCTGCAGGAGACGCTCGAGGAGCACTTCGCGAAGTTCGACACGACGCTGAAGCTCACCGAGCGTCCTGCCGTCGTGCTCGTCGTCGGCGTCAACGGCGTCGGCAAGACGACGACGATCGGCAAGTTCGCGAACTTCCTCCGCCGTCACGGCCGTTCCGTCGTCGTCGGCGCCGCCGACACGTTCCGTGCGGCGGCGGTCGAGCAGCTCGCCACCTGGGCCGAGCGGGGAGGGGCGGCCATCGTGCGGCCCGAGCGCGAGGGACAGGACCCCGCATCGGTGGCGTTCCAGACGATCGACCACGCCAAGCGGAACGGCACGGAGATCGTCCTCGTGGACACCGCGGGGCGGCTGCACACGAAGGGCGGCCTCATGGACGAGCTGACGAAGATCCGCCGCGTCGTCGAGAAGCAGGCGCCCATCAGCGAGGTGCTGCTCGTGCTCGACGCCACGACCGGCCAGAACGGCGTGATGCAGGCGGAGGCCTTCCTCGAGCACGCCGGAGTGACGGGGCTCGTCATCACCAAGCTCGACGGATCGGCGAAGGGCGGCTTCGTCCTCGCCGTGCAGGAACGCACGGGGATCCCCGTCAAACTGCTGGGTCAGGGCGAGGGCGTGGGCGATCTGACGGGCTTCACCCCGCACGTGTTCGCCGCGTCGCTTGTCGAGTGA
- the lipA gene encoding lipoyl synthase, with product MTAAPDGRRLLRLEVRNAQTPIEKKPPWIKTTARLGPEYQALHSLVKSEDLHTVCQEAGCPNIFECWEDREATFLIGGSQCTRRCDFCQIDTGKPAEYDTDEPRRVAESVRRMGLRYATVTSVARDDLPDTGAWLNAETVRQIHALNPRTGVELLANEHDGDPSLLGEIFDARPEVFAHNVETVPRIFKRIRPAFRYERSLGVLTQAHEAGLITKSNLILGMGETPEEVVSALHDLHDAGCDIITITQYLRPSPRHLPVHRWVKPQEFVGFKEEAERIGFLGVLAGPLVRSSYRAGRLWAQSMVSKGREIPGHLAHIAASADLGFAQAV from the coding sequence ATGACCGCGGCGCCGGACGGTCGCAGGCTGCTGCGGCTGGAGGTGCGCAACGCGCAGACGCCGATCGAGAAGAAGCCGCCGTGGATCAAGACGACGGCGAGGCTCGGGCCGGAGTATCAGGCGCTCCACTCGCTCGTGAAGAGCGAGGACCTGCACACCGTCTGCCAGGAGGCGGGCTGCCCCAACATCTTCGAGTGCTGGGAGGACCGCGAGGCGACGTTCCTCATCGGCGGCTCGCAGTGCACGAGACGCTGCGACTTCTGTCAGATCGACACGGGGAAGCCGGCGGAGTACGACACGGACGAGCCGAGGCGGGTCGCGGAGAGCGTCCGCCGCATGGGCCTGCGGTACGCGACGGTCACGAGCGTCGCGCGCGACGACCTGCCCGACACCGGCGCGTGGCTCAACGCCGAGACGGTGCGGCAGATCCACGCGCTGAACCCCCGGACCGGGGTCGAGCTGCTCGCGAACGAGCACGACGGCGACCCCTCCCTGCTGGGCGAGATCTTCGACGCGCGTCCCGAGGTCTTCGCGCACAACGTCGAGACGGTTCCGCGCATCTTCAAGCGCATCCGCCCCGCGTTCCGCTACGAGCGCTCGCTCGGCGTCCTGACCCAGGCGCACGAGGCGGGCCTCATCACGAAGTCCAACCTCATCCTCGGCATGGGCGAGACGCCCGAGGAGGTCGTCAGCGCCCTGCACGACCTGCACGACGCGGGATGCGACATCATCACGATCACGCAGTACCTCCGTCCCTCACCCCGGCATCTCCCGGTGCACCGCTGGGTGAAGCCGCAGGAGTTCGTCGGGTTCAAGGAGGAGGCCGAGCGCATCGGGTTCCTCGGCGTGCTCGCCGGTCCGCTCGTGCGCTCGTCGTACCGTGCGGGACGCCTCTGGGCGCAGTCGATGGTGTCGAAGGGGCGTGAGATCCCGGGGCACCTCGCCCACATCGCCGCATCCGCGGACCTCGGGTTCGCCCAGGCGGTGTGA
- a CDS encoding ABC transporter permease gives MPALRWIAARIGGALLVVWIVATTVFFALRASGDPLEAILGGPGSQASPEAVEAARREYGLDRPLVVQYLLQLWRVSTFQLGDSYARRESVVGLIGQQLPSTLLLAALALVLAWLLAVVGAVIATSSRGIAGRVVDALLRGVEVVSTVMPQFWLGTVLILVFASSLGLLPATSAGNDPASLVLPVVTLAVPIAGFLAQVSRDALLEADAAPFATTARARGAAEHRVLLRHTLRHASLPALALSGWAFGNLLSGAVVVEVLFARPGIGRLLQEAAMARDVPLVIGAVAIVAVLYVAVVVLTDAVELLVDPRLRGPRPRVLRAPDVAVGS, from the coding sequence ATGCCCGCCCTGCGGTGGATCGCTGCGCGCATCGGCGGCGCGCTGCTCGTGGTGTGGATCGTCGCCACGACGGTGTTCTTCGCCCTGCGGGCATCCGGCGATCCGCTGGAGGCGATCCTCGGCGGGCCGGGGTCGCAGGCGAGCCCCGAGGCGGTGGAGGCCGCCCGCCGCGAGTACGGTCTCGATCGGCCGCTCGTCGTGCAGTACCTCCTGCAGCTCTGGCGCGTGTCGACGTTCCAGCTGGGCGACTCGTACGCACGCCGCGAGAGCGTCGTCGGCCTCATCGGGCAGCAGCTGCCGTCGACCCTGCTGCTCGCCGCCCTCGCCCTCGTCCTCGCGTGGCTGCTCGCCGTCGTCGGCGCCGTGATCGCCACCTCGTCGCGCGGGATCGCCGGCCGCGTGGTCGACGCGCTGCTGCGCGGCGTCGAGGTCGTCTCCACCGTCATGCCGCAGTTCTGGCTCGGCACCGTGCTCATCCTGGTCTTCGCATCGTCGCTCGGCCTGCTCCCCGCCACGAGCGCGGGCAACGACCCCGCGAGTCTCGTCCTGCCCGTCGTGACCCTGGCCGTCCCGATCGCGGGCTTCCTCGCGCAGGTCTCGCGGGATGCGCTTCTCGAGGCCGATGCCGCCCCCTTCGCCACGACGGCGCGCGCACGGGGCGCCGCCGAGCACAGGGTGCTGCTGCGGCACACCCTGCGGCATGCGAGCCTTCCCGCCCTCGCGCTGTCGGGATGGGCGTTCGGCAACCTGCTGAGCGGCGCGGTGGTGGTCGAGGTGCTGTTCGCCCGGCCGGGGATCGGGCGGCTGCTGCAGGAGGCCGCCATGGCCCGCGACGTGCCGCTCGTGATCGGCGCCGTGGCGATCGTCGCGGTGCTGTACGTGGCCGTCGTCGTCCTGACCGACGCCGTCGAGCTCCTCGTCGACCCGCGCCTGCGGGGTCCGCGCCCGCGCGTGCTGCGGGCGCCCGACGTGGCGGTGGGCTCGTGA
- a CDS encoding ABC transporter ATP-binding protein: MTLLEVTGLRVSLAGTGDVLRGVDLRVGARECLAIVGESGAGKSVLARTLLGLTQGEPGARVHADVFSLGERDVRGVGRRGWRRLRGREVSLVLQDALQSLDPLRTVEAEVGETLAVRRVGPAERRRRVVSALEAAGLPDASRRLRQRPGELSGGMRQRVLIASAVVGGARLIVADEPTTALDATTAVHVLDLLARLRDEGAGLILISHDLSAVARVADRIAVIDAGGIVETGVASTMLGAPAHPVTRALIAAAPRGPKPAPVVDAGRVLLRGRALVRRYRSPGGGTTAAVDGVDVTVRAGETLGVVGESGSGKSTLARLLVGAERPDSGALEPGSPPPRLRLVPQDPLASFDPRLTVERILRHALRDGAPSPAELLARVGLAPAILDRRPATLSGGQRQRVAIARALAGRPDVLVCDEPVSALDVTTQAEVLRLLAGLQREDGLGVVFISHDLAVVRVVSDRVAVMRHGRVVEEGPTEAVYAAPEHPFTRELIAAGGGRTATPRS; this comes from the coding sequence ATGACGCTGCTCGAGGTGACGGGACTCCGGGTGAGCCTCGCCGGAACGGGTGACGTGCTGCGCGGCGTCGATCTGCGCGTCGGCGCCCGCGAATGCCTCGCGATCGTCGGCGAGTCCGGCGCCGGCAAGTCCGTGCTCGCCCGCACGCTGCTCGGGCTCACGCAGGGCGAGCCCGGAGCACGCGTGCACGCCGACGTCTTCTCGCTCGGCGAGCGGGACGTGCGCGGGGTCGGGAGGCGCGGATGGCGGCGACTGCGCGGACGCGAGGTCTCGCTCGTGCTGCAGGACGCGCTGCAGTCGCTCGATCCGCTCCGCACCGTCGAGGCGGAGGTCGGCGAGACGCTCGCCGTCCGGCGCGTCGGCCCCGCGGAGCGGCGGCGGCGCGTCGTGTCGGCGCTCGAGGCCGCGGGGCTCCCCGACGCGTCCCGGCGTCTGCGACAGCGACCGGGGGAGCTCTCGGGCGGCATGCGTCAACGCGTGCTCATCGCCTCCGCCGTCGTCGGCGGTGCGCGCCTCATCGTCGCGGACGAGCCGACGACCGCCCTCGACGCCACCACGGCCGTCCATGTCCTCGACCTGCTCGCACGGCTGCGCGACGAGGGGGCGGGGCTCATCCTCATCAGCCACGACCTGTCCGCCGTGGCCCGGGTCGCCGATCGGATCGCGGTGATCGACGCGGGCGGGATCGTCGAGACCGGCGTCGCGTCCACGATGCTCGGCGCGCCCGCTCACCCCGTGACGCGGGCGCTCATCGCCGCGGCTCCCCGAGGGCCGAAACCCGCTCCGGTCGTCGACGCCGGACGCGTGCTCCTGCGCGGGAGAGCCCTCGTCCGGCGCTACCGCTCCCCCGGCGGCGGGACGACGGCCGCCGTCGACGGCGTCGACGTCACCGTCCGCGCCGGGGAGACCCTCGGCGTCGTCGGCGAGTCGGGCTCGGGCAAGTCGACGCTCGCCCGCCTCCTCGTGGGCGCCGAGCGGCCCGACTCCGGCGCCCTCGAGCCGGGCTCTCCCCCGCCGCGCCTCCGCCTCGTGCCGCAGGATCCTCTCGCGTCCTTCGACCCCCGGCTCACGGTCGAGCGCATCCTCCGGCACGCGCTCCGCGACGGCGCGCCGTCGCCCGCGGAGCTGCTCGCGCGCGTCGGACTCGCCCCGGCGATCCTCGACCGCCGCCCGGCGACGCTCTCCGGCGGTCAGCGCCAGCGCGTCGCGATCGCGCGGGCACTGGCGGGGCGACCCGACGTCCTCGTGTGCGACGAGCCGGTGTCGGCGCTCGACGTGACGACGCAGGCGGAGGTCCTCCGGCTTCTCGCCGGTCTGCAGCGCGAGGACGGGCTCGGCGTCGTCTTCATCTCCCACGACCTCGCCGTCGTCCGCGTCGTCAGCGATCGCGTCGCGGTGATGCGGCACGGACGCGTCGTCGAGGAGGGTCCGACCGAGGCGGTCTACGCAGCCCCGGAGCATCCCTTCACGCGCGAGCTCATCGCCGCCGGCGGCGGAAGGACGGCTACTCCGCGCTCGTGA
- a CDS encoding DUF2004 domain-containing protein produces the protein MAIEHDFFGLLESGPDGSIFWSENVELGDQTVSVDLTAPDQEDVSQEALDAAAAIVSSLEEVDRRSRVAMLGEVDNRASEVTEYILMQQESLGDALDELLVDISGDAAVDIIRSLNLMSMTILADEHGGADPFAVLEYALDPDATDDVLLVNLTSDGGIHSVTSAE, from the coding sequence ATGGCGATCGAACACGACTTCTTCGGACTGCTGGAGTCCGGCCCCGACGGCTCGATCTTCTGGTCGGAGAACGTCGAGCTCGGCGATCAGACGGTCTCGGTCGATCTGACGGCCCCCGACCAGGAGGACGTCTCGCAGGAGGCGCTCGACGCCGCCGCCGCGATCGTGTCGTCGTTGGAGGAGGTCGACCGGCGCAGCCGCGTCGCGATGCTGGGCGAGGTCGACAACCGCGCCAGCGAGGTCACCGAATACATCCTCATGCAGCAGGAGAGCCTCGGCGATGCGCTCGACGAGCTGCTCGTGGACATCTCCGGGGACGCGGCGGTCGACATCATCCGCTCGCTCAACCTCATGAGCATGACGATCCTGGCGGACGAGCACGGCGGCGCGGACCCCTTCGCGGTGCTCGAGTACGCGCTCGACCCCGACGCCACCGACGACGTCCTCCTCGTCAACCTCACGAGCGACGGCGGCATCCACTCCGTCACGAGCGCGGAGTAG
- the lipB gene encoding lipoyl(octanoyl) transferase LipB — MFDVVQAGLAPHLVPYGEGWALQRRIHADVVAGERPDTLVLLEHEAVYTAGKRTEAHERPRDGTPVIDVDRGGRITWHGPGQLVGYPIFRLPEPLAVVDHVRRLERVLIEVLAAHGMDGYQVEGRSGVWVRGVRHEEKVAAIGVRVAQGVTMHGFAINCDNVLDGFGGIIPCGIADAGVTTISAHTGRIVSPADVAGTVERVFADEYAEVSA; from the coding sequence GTGTTCGACGTCGTGCAAGCGGGGCTCGCGCCCCATCTCGTCCCCTACGGGGAGGGCTGGGCGCTCCAGCGCCGCATCCATGCCGACGTCGTGGCGGGGGAGCGGCCGGACACCCTCGTCCTCCTCGAGCACGAGGCCGTGTACACGGCCGGGAAGCGCACAGAGGCCCACGAGCGGCCCCGGGACGGGACGCCGGTGATCGACGTCGACCGAGGGGGCAGGATCACCTGGCACGGCCCGGGGCAGCTCGTGGGATATCCGATCTTCCGGCTTCCCGAGCCCCTCGCCGTCGTGGACCACGTGCGCCGTCTCGAGCGCGTGCTCATCGAGGTGCTCGCGGCGCACGGCATGGACGGTTATCAGGTGGAAGGACGCAGCGGCGTGTGGGTGCGGGGCGTGCGCCACGAGGAGAAGGTCGCCGCGATCGGCGTGCGCGTCGCCCAGGGGGTCACGATGCACGGCTTCGCGATCAACTGCGACAACGTCCTCGACGGGTTCGGGGGCATCATCCCCTGCGGCATCGCCGATGCGGGGGTGACGACGATCAGCGCGCACACGGGGCGCATCGTCTCGCCGGCGGACGTGGCCGGGACGGTGGAGCGCGTCTTCGCGGACGAGTACGCGGAGGTGTCGGCATGA
- a CDS encoding ABC transporter substrate-binding protein, whose protein sequence is MSSRTLTAAASLSALVLLAGCSASPEADETSEPVDGGTLVYATGDAEPTCLDPHVGGNYPQALISTQYLEPLVGRDADGTITPWLATEWETSEDGLTWDFTLRDDVSFTDGTPFDAAAVKANIEHLQDPDTASSTGYLAVEQVSEVEVVDDAHVRLHLSTPKSALLEALSQQWTAIQSPAGIARGQEENCRAPIGTGPFIVEEWVPQQRVTLVRNEDYDSPGPEADHEGPAYLDGIEWRFIPDAATRQAALASGEVDVVDNPLPSDIAAAEGLGFTHIDAPRPGASNRIELNTAQAPFDDVLVREAFVRAADPSPGIESLFLGAATRSYSPLSSVEPLAYSDESLFVTDPDAADDLLDEAGWTERDDDGTRVKDGERLTVRFPVSTNQSTAAEQSLFEQIQANAADAGFDVVLTPVDLSAWYGALSAHEYEAVSAPYTTVGPDVLRILYHSDGTVPAPSGYFANHAMLRDPELDATLDAAASALDPDERAALYADAQRVVLDSYAVLPLYDQQNHFLVNGATGVTTLGTVATPTFVNARLTD, encoded by the coding sequence ATGTCGTCCCGCACCCTCACCGCAGCAGCCTCCCTCTCCGCGCTCGTCCTCCTCGCGGGCTGCTCAGCCTCGCCCGAGGCCGACGAGACCTCCGAGCCCGTCGACGGCGGAACGCTCGTCTACGCGACGGGCGACGCCGAGCCGACCTGCCTCGACCCCCACGTCGGCGGGAACTATCCGCAGGCGCTCATCAGCACGCAGTACCTCGAGCCGCTCGTCGGCCGCGACGCCGACGGCACGATCACGCCGTGGCTCGCGACGGAGTGGGAGACCTCCGAGGACGGCCTCACCTGGGACTTCACGCTGCGCGACGACGTCTCGTTCACCGACGGCACGCCGTTCGACGCGGCGGCCGTCAAGGCGAACATCGAGCACCTGCAGGACCCCGACACGGCCTCCTCGACCGGATACCTCGCCGTGGAGCAGGTCAGCGAGGTCGAGGTCGTCGACGACGCCCACGTGCGCCTGCACCTGTCCACGCCCAAGTCTGCGCTCCTCGAGGCGCTCAGCCAGCAGTGGACGGCCATCCAGTCCCCCGCGGGCATCGCGCGGGGGCAGGAGGAGAACTGCCGGGCGCCCATCGGCACAGGGCCCTTCATCGTGGAGGAGTGGGTGCCGCAGCAGCGCGTCACGCTCGTGCGCAACGAGGACTACGACTCTCCCGGCCCCGAGGCCGACCACGAGGGCCCCGCCTACCTGGACGGCATCGAGTGGCGTTTCATCCCGGATGCGGCGACGCGGCAGGCCGCGCTCGCCTCCGGGGAGGTCGACGTCGTCGACAACCCCCTGCCGTCCGACATCGCCGCGGCGGAGGGACTCGGCTTCACGCACATCGACGCGCCGCGTCCCGGGGCGTCGAACCGCATCGAGCTCAACACCGCGCAGGCGCCGTTCGACGACGTCCTCGTGCGGGAGGCGTTCGTGCGCGCGGCGGACCCGTCGCCCGGCATCGAGTCCCTGTTCCTCGGAGCCGCGACGCGGTCGTACTCGCCGCTGTCGAGCGTGGAGCCCCTCGCCTACTCGGACGAGTCGCTCTTCGTCACGGATCCCGACGCCGCTGACGACCTGCTCGACGAGGCGGGATGGACCGAGCGCGACGACGACGGCACGCGCGTCAAGGACGGCGAGCGTCTCACGGTGCGGTTCCCCGTGTCGACCAATCAGTCGACCGCGGCGGAGCAGTCGCTCTTCGAGCAGATCCAGGCGAACGCCGCGGACGCCGGCTTCGACGTCGTGCTCACGCCCGTGGACCTCTCCGCCTGGTACGGCGCGCTGAGCGCGCACGAGTACGAGGCCGTGAGCGCGCCCTACACGACGGTCGGACCCGACGTGCTGCGCATCCTGTACCACTCCGACGGCACCGTGCCCGCGCCGTCCGGGTACTTCGCCAACCACGCGATGCTGCGCGACCCCGAGCTCGACGCGACGCTCGACGCCGCGGCCTCGGCGCTCGACCCGGACGAGCGGGCCGCCCTCTACGCCGACGCCCAGCGCGTCGTGCTCGACAGCTACGCCGTCCTCCCCCTCTACGACCAGCAGAACCACTTCCTCGTGAACGGCGCCACGGGGGTGACGACCCTCGGCACGGTCGCGACGCCGACGTTCGTCAACGCACGGCTGACCGACTGA